Proteins from a genomic interval of Acidimicrobiia bacterium:
- a CDS encoding acetyl-CoA C-acyltransferase produces the protein MPEPVICSVARTPIGRFNGVFSPLAAVELGAAAIRGALERAELDPGQVDEVLFGHVIQAGQGQITARQAAVRAGVPMTVPATTINKVCLSGMTAVAEAARHVQLGESRFVVAGGMESMTNAPYVLPGARRGLRIGDATLVDSMQHDGLWCAFDNCTMGESSDLKNQALGIGRAEQDSWAAASHARALAATESGEFAAEIVPVEVRQRKGEALTVTVDEGIRPGTTAESLGSLSPAFRPGGSITAGNASQISDGAAALLVADRAAADAAGLPVMARILGFGQTAGPDATLHERPAQALEIAAKRAGVELGDLALVEINEAFAAVTLWSAKLLDLDPAIVNVNGGAVALGHPLGATGARILVTLVNALRHRGGGMGGAALCGGGGQGEAMIVEVS, from the coding sequence ATGCCTGAGCCGGTCATCTGCTCGGTGGCACGAACGCCGATCGGTCGATTCAACGGAGTCTTCAGCCCGCTGGCGGCGGTCGAGCTCGGGGCGGCCGCCATCAGGGGTGCCCTCGAGCGTGCGGAACTCGATCCGGGTCAGGTCGACGAGGTGCTGTTCGGTCACGTCATCCAGGCAGGTCAGGGCCAGATCACCGCCCGCCAAGCGGCCGTGAGAGCGGGTGTGCCCATGACGGTGCCGGCGACGACGATCAACAAGGTGTGCCTCTCAGGCATGACGGCGGTCGCCGAGGCGGCCCGCCACGTCCAGCTCGGCGAGAGCCGATTCGTCGTCGCCGGCGGGATGGAGTCGATGACGAACGCCCCCTACGTCCTTCCCGGAGCGCGTCGAGGCCTCCGGATCGGGGACGCGACCCTCGTCGACAGCATGCAGCACGACGGCCTCTGGTGTGCGTTCGACAACTGCACCATGGGTGAGTCGTCCGACCTCAAGAACCAGGCCCTCGGCATCGGCCGGGCCGAGCAGGACTCATGGGCGGCGGCGAGTCACGCCAGGGCCCTCGCAGCGACCGAGTCGGGCGAGTTCGCCGCCGAGATCGTCCCGGTGGAAGTCCGGCAACGAAAGGGCGAGGCGCTCACCGTCACGGTCGACGAAGGGATCCGCCCGGGCACGACGGCGGAGTCCCTCGGCTCGCTGAGCCCCGCCTTCCGCCCGGGTGGCTCGATCACGGCCGGCAACGCGTCACAGATCTCGGACGGCGCGGCGGCCCTCCTCGTCGCCGACCGGGCAGCCGCCGACGCGGCGGGACTTCCGGTGATGGCCCGGATCCTCGGGTTCGGCCAGACGGCGGGACCGGACGCCACCCTCCACGAGCGCCCCGCACAGGCGCTGGAGATCGCTGCCAAGCGAGCCGGAGTCGAGTTGGGCGACCTCGCCCTCGTCGAGATCAACGAGGCCTTCGCAGCCGTGACCCTTTGGTCCGCCAAGCTGCTCGATCTCGACCCGGCGATCGTGAACGTGAACGGAGGGGCGGTAGCACTCGGACACCCGCTCGGAGCGACGGGGGCACGCATACTCGTGACCCTGGTGAACGCGCTGCGGCATCGCGGCGGCGGGATGGGCGGCGCCGCGCTGTGCGGTGGAGGCGGGCAGGGCGAGGCGATGATCGTGGAGGTCTCATGA
- the mce gene encoding methylmalonyl-CoA epimerase, whose protein sequence is MLPYNIDHVAIAVRDLEEAVERHMQLYGVEPLSTEVVESQGVIEAMIPIGGSYVQLIQPLGPETPVGRFIERRGEGLHHLAFAVSDIDDALRSLAEAGAVLVDEEPRTGGRGARIAFVHPRTMAGTLVELVELP, encoded by the coding sequence GTGCTCCCGTACAACATCGACCACGTCGCCATCGCGGTACGAGACCTCGAAGAGGCCGTCGAGCGTCACATGCAGCTCTACGGAGTCGAACCCCTCTCGACGGAGGTCGTCGAGAGCCAGGGCGTCATCGAGGCGATGATCCCGATCGGGGGCTCCTACGTGCAGCTCATCCAGCCGCTCGGGCCGGAGACGCCGGTCGGCCGATTCATCGAGAGACGCGGCGAAGGGCTCCACCATCTCGCATTTGCGGTCAGTGACATCGACGACGCCCTCAGGTCGCTCGCCGAGGCCGGGGCCGTTCTCGTGGACGAAGAGCCTCGGACCGGAGGGCGGGGCGCCCGGATCGCGTTCGTGCACCCGCGTACGATGGCCGGGACGCTCGTCGAGCTGGTGGAGTTGCCATGA
- a CDS encoding HAMP domain-containing sensor histidine kinase, translating into MGTEGRSAARAPISYIDVRSAFNTTRAVGGLVVVILGLFSFSSGWPGSPYVIGAGVIVMVDGVMARSRGVSALPRLVIDLVVVTAVGIIRGQSNAIGAAAVAYLLTASILLLPLRRAVLISVLGFVFVSPVGEWVPAFDLAPPDELAELADGLASLVFLGLATQMLFIAARALRVAARRNQEALESERRASQLKNEFVSMVSHELRTPLTSIGGFAETLRESWSEIDAVEIDEFLMIMGREASHLGDLVEDILVIPRLEAGQLRLEPTDLSVRSVAYQTGEIVFQGSDKEFSVSIPIDVTVVADHVRTKQILRNLLENARKYGGDQILVEGEQTGDLFQVVVADNGPGVPEGDRERIFEHFEQLTKGDSRSDRGFGLGLPIARKLARAMGGDLWHESRFPTGSRFCFTLRVASPAERDHDEPVRQSSPAVG; encoded by the coding sequence GTGGGCACCGAAGGCCGCTCCGCGGCACGCGCCCCGATCTCGTACATCGATGTTCGCAGTGCGTTCAACACGACGCGTGCCGTCGGCGGGCTCGTGGTCGTGATCCTGGGGCTCTTCAGCTTCTCGAGCGGCTGGCCGGGATCGCCGTACGTCATCGGCGCCGGCGTCATCGTGATGGTCGACGGCGTCATGGCGCGCTCCCGAGGCGTCTCGGCGCTCCCTCGGCTTGTGATCGACCTCGTCGTCGTCACCGCAGTCGGAATCATCCGCGGCCAATCCAACGCCATCGGGGCGGCTGCCGTGGCCTACCTCCTGACTGCCTCGATCCTGCTCCTGCCTCTCCGCAGAGCCGTCCTGATCAGCGTGCTGGGATTCGTCTTCGTGTCGCCGGTCGGTGAATGGGTGCCGGCCTTCGATCTTGCTCCACCCGACGAGTTGGCCGAGCTGGCGGACGGGTTGGCGTCGCTGGTGTTCCTCGGTTTGGCCACCCAGATGCTGTTCATCGCGGCCCGGGCGCTCCGCGTCGCCGCCAGGCGCAACCAGGAGGCCCTCGAGTCCGAGCGACGCGCTTCCCAGCTCAAGAACGAGTTCGTCTCGATGGTGAGCCACGAGTTGCGGACCCCGCTCACGTCGATCGGGGGGTTCGCCGAGACACTCCGCGAGTCATGGAGCGAGATCGACGCCGTGGAGATCGACGAGTTCCTGATGATCATGGGGCGGGAGGCGTCCCACCTCGGCGACCTCGTCGAAGACATCCTCGTCATCCCGCGGCTCGAGGCGGGTCAGCTGAGGCTCGAACCGACCGACCTGTCGGTCCGGTCGGTGGCGTATCAGACAGGCGAGATCGTGTTCCAGGGCTCGGACAAGGAATTCAGCGTGTCGATCCCGATCGACGTGACGGTCGTCGCCGACCACGTGCGGACGAAGCAGATCCTCCGCAACCTGCTCGAGAACGCCCGAAAGTATGGCGGCGACCAGATACTCGTCGAAGGCGAGCAGACCGGCGATCTGTTCCAGGTGGTCGTCGCGGACAACGGCCCGGGCGTTCCGGAAGGCGACAGGGAGCGGATCTTCGAGCACTTCGAGCAGCTCACGAAGGGCGACTCCCGCTCCGACCGCGGGTTCGGCCTCGGCCTCCCGATCGCTCGCAAGCTGGCGAGGGCGATGGGCGGCGACCTGTGGCACGAGTCCCGCTTTCCGACCGGGTCGAGATTCTGCTTCACGCTCCGGGTCGCCTCGCCGGCGGAGCGGGACCACGACGAGCCTGTTCGCCAGTCGAGCCCAGCCGTCGGCTGA
- a CDS encoding peptidylprolyl isomerase: protein MSRLAMIAVALTLLAGGCGESAAPTTTRPPPDTVPEIPLIPSDYDEFRARTTACGAEAPAAVERMTFSSPDDMGIPLESHPTATIATSCGEIVVELNPSLAPATVNSFVFLASRGYFDGTVSHRIVPGFIMQGGDPTATGLGGPGYSIPDEYPSPDFTYERGVVAMANAGAGTTGSQFFIMLDDAGLTLSYSIFGKVIAGEDVLAVIAQIPLAPNVQGETSVPLETLYIEAVTIDGS, encoded by the coding sequence ATGTCGAGGCTCGCCATGATCGCGGTGGCGCTCACCCTCCTGGCGGGTGGGTGTGGCGAAAGCGCCGCCCCGACGACCACCCGACCACCGCCGGACACGGTGCCGGAGATCCCCCTGATCCCGTCGGACTACGACGAGTTCCGCGCCAGGACGACGGCGTGCGGCGCCGAGGCACCTGCAGCAGTCGAGAGAATGACGTTCTCGTCGCCGGATGACATGGGCATACCGCTCGAGAGCCATCCAACGGCCACCATCGCGACGTCGTGCGGCGAGATCGTCGTCGAGCTCAATCCGTCGCTGGCACCCGCCACCGTCAACTCCTTCGTCTTCCTGGCGTCGCGTGGCTACTTCGACGGCACGGTGTCGCACCGCATCGTTCCCGGCTTCATCATGCAGGGCGGCGATCCGACGGCAACCGGGCTCGGAGGACCGGGGTACTCCATCCCCGACGAGTACCCATCTCCCGACTTCACGTACGAACGCGGCGTCGTCGCGATGGCGAATGCGGGTGCCGGCACCACGGGCTCCCAGTTCTTCATCATGCTCGACGACGCCGGGCTCACCCTGAGCTACAGCATCTTCGGCAAGGTGATCGCTGGCGAGGACGTCCTCGCCGTCATCGCCCAGATCCCGCTGGCGCCGAACGTTCAGGGCGAGACGAGCGTCCCCCTCGAGACCCTGTACATCGAGGCGGTGACGATCGACGGATCGTGA
- a CDS encoding PHP domain-containing protein codes for MPVDLHLHSTFSDGTDSPAAIVEAARRIGLSAIALTDHDNLDGISEGRTAAEAAGVRFVAGTELSVVWDTGAMHMLVYFLEPGPGPLQDRLVWLQQARASRNEQIADRLAQLGLDVRFAEVVEEAGGHGIGRPHFAAVLVRKGYAVDMADAFDRYLAAGRPGYISRERLDAHEAISLARASGAAPVIAHPHTLGVAAEDYRSAFVELAEAGLAGIEAYYPEYPGELRAHLAEVCAHLGIAATGGSDYHGTYKPGLAVGTGYGDLVVPDDALNDLAAAVAR; via the coding sequence GTGCCGGTCGACCTCCACCTGCACTCGACGTTCTCCGATGGAACCGATTCGCCGGCCGCGATCGTCGAGGCCGCCCGGCGCATCGGGCTCAGCGCCATCGCGCTCACCGATCACGACAACCTCGACGGCATCTCGGAAGGGCGCACCGCCGCCGAGGCAGCAGGGGTCAGGTTCGTCGCCGGCACCGAGCTGTCCGTCGTGTGGGACACAGGTGCGATGCACATGCTCGTGTACTTCCTCGAACCGGGACCGGGCCCGTTGCAGGACCGACTGGTGTGGCTCCAGCAAGCGAGGGCGAGCCGCAACGAGCAAATCGCCGACCGACTCGCCCAACTCGGCCTCGACGTGAGGTTCGCCGAGGTGGTCGAAGAGGCGGGCGGGCATGGGATCGGTCGGCCTCACTTCGCTGCCGTTCTCGTGCGCAAGGGCTACGCCGTCGACATGGCAGACGCCTTCGACCGTTACCTGGCCGCCGGCCGACCTGGATACATCTCGAGAGAGCGGCTCGACGCCCACGAGGCGATCAGCCTCGCTCGGGCATCGGGGGCGGCCCCCGTGATCGCCCACCCGCACACGCTCGGCGTGGCCGCCGAGGACTACCGATCGGCGTTCGTCGAGCTGGCCGAGGCGGGACTGGCGGGCATCGAGGCCTATTACCCCGAGTACCCGGGCGAGCTGCGCGCCCACTTGGCGGAGGTGTGCGCCCACCTCGGGATCGCGGCGACGGGGGGCTCCGACTACCACGGGACTTACAAGCCTGGGCTCGCCGTGGGAACCGGCTACGGCGACCTCGTCGTCCCGGACGACGCCTTGAATGATCTCGCTGCGGCTGTTGCAAGGTGA